Below is a window of Candidatus Binataceae bacterium DNA.
ATTGCCCTTCGACTTCCCCGGACTAAGACAGCGTTTCTAGAGTGGCATCTATCAGGGCCAAGGACGGGTGAAATACTTTATACGCCCGAAAAAGGCGTGCCCGTTTTGCTCATTGTCGGGGCCGGGCGGACCAAAGCTGCGCCCACCCAAACGCAGACGCCGTTGACGGCCGCTGCCAAGGCAGCTTAGATCTGACCTCAGCAGTTCGCACAGGAGAATCGTCGTGCCCAATCTCAAATATGAATACGCTAACTTAAGCCACGGCCGTACCCGTTACATCGAGGCCGGCAGCGGCGCGCCTGTCATCCTGATCCATGGCGCCGGCTATCTGGCTAACGCCGACAACTGGCTCCCGGTGCTGCCGGCGCTGGCCGAGCGTTATCGCTGCCTGGCGGTGGATTGCCTCAACTGGGGTTTGGGTGATCCGCTGGACCGGGAATTTTCCTTCGCCTACCTGGTCGATTTCATCCGCGAGTTCCAGGACGTGATGGGGCTTAAGAAAAGCCACATCGTGGGCCATTCGATGGGTGGATGGTTGGCGGATCTGCTGGCCTACGAAAGCCCGCAGCGAGTCGACAAGCTAGTGGATTCGGCCGGCGGTGGAATGGCCACCCGAGCACTCACCAATATGGTTAATTTTCAGCCTCCCAGCAGCGAAGAGATTCGCAAGCAGGCGAGCGCCAAACTCAAGAGCCTGGGCGAGCAGGCGGCACCGTTGGTGGAAGAGTACGTCACCCATCTGTCGCGCCCGGAAGTCGCCTCTGCCTT
It encodes the following:
- a CDS encoding alpha/beta hydrolase encodes the protein MPNLKYEYANLSHGRTRYIEAGSGAPVILIHGAGYLANADNWLPVLPALAERYRCLAVDCLNWGLGDPLDREFSFAYLVDFIREFQDVMGLKKSHIVGHSMGGWLADLLAYESPQRVDKLVDSAGGGMATRALTNMVNFQPPSSEEIRKQASAKLKSLGEQAAPLVEEYVTHLSRPEVASAFGKVMRHMTDPATRQRYHLARRLPYITAPMLIVWGRNDEVNDVAMAEEKHKLVANSKVHYIDDCGHFIQQQKPAEFSRAVIDFLG